Proteins encoded together in one Lathyrus oleraceus cultivar Zhongwan6 chromosome 5, CAAS_Psat_ZW6_1.0, whole genome shotgun sequence window:
- the LOC127086535 gene encoding ornithine carbamoyltransferase, chloroplastic-like, whose amino-acid sequence MGVITAHCYCFTTVGSHKPYLSPSSHNFRHSPSVSLSSSSSSSPSPLRRISCRTSSAPAAESTLTAKVGNGLKDFIHIDDFDKETILKILDRAIEVKTLLKSGDRTFRPFEGKTMSMIFAKPSMRTRVSFETGFSLLGGHAIYLGPNDIQMGKREETRDVARVLSRYNDIIMARVFSHQDILDLAKYASVPVMKKSASTLSIHILGKSGLLCFIN is encoded by the exons ATGGGTGTCATCACTGCCCACTGTTACTGTTTCACCACCGTTGGATCACACAAACCCTACCTTTCTCCCTCATCTCACAATTTCCGCCATTCCCCTTCCgtttctctttcttcttcttcttcttcgtcgccTTCACCACTCAGAAGAATCTCATGTCGAACCTCTTCCGCTCCCGCCGCCGAATCTACTCTCACCG CGAAAGTTGGAAATGGGTTGAAAGATTTTATTCACATAGATGATTTTGACAAGGAAACTATTTTGAAGATATTGGATCGAGCTATTGAGGTGAAAACATTGTTGAAATCAGGGGACAGGACATTTCGGCCTTTTGAAGGGAAGACAATGTCGATGATATTTGCAAAGCCATCCATGCGAACAAGGGTTTCATTTGAGACTGGTTTTTCATTGTTAGGTGGTCATGCTATTTACTTAGGACCCAATGACATTCAAATGGGGAAGCGAGAGGAGACTCGTGATGTTGCTCGAGTTTTGTCTCGCTATAACGATATCATTATGGCCCGTGTTTTTTCTCATCAG GACATACTTGATCTTGCAAAGTATGCGAGTGTCCCtgtcatgaagaaatcggcgtcaacgttgtcaatacatatattaggtaaatccggtctactttgttttattaattaa
- the LOC127086534 gene encoding glycosyltransferase-like KOBITO 1 isoform X2 has translation MYFGNYKEATRGNPNYFLTYGNGKAAARVQDHLRPNGAHRWHNYMKTPNEIKLEEAAVLHYTYTKFSDLTSRRDRCGCKPTKDDVKRCFMLDFDRAAFIIASTATEEEMLQWYREHIVWTDKALTMKLIRKGILSRIYAPMVIMQSLRESGVFSSVIAKAAQTTTSKDKFLKSVESSNSTRNDRSEMISSRKIDAGGVSQTIARRILEVIDDSIPSAIPPLSPPSYDDADFHTS, from the exons atgtaTTTTGGAAATTACAAAGAAGCAACTCGTGGCAATCCAAACTATTTTCTAACTTATGGAAATGGGAAAGCAGCTGCCAGGGTTCAGGATCATCTCCGTCCTAATGGTGCACATAGATGGCACAACTATATGAAGACACCTAA TGAGATCAAGTTGGAAGAAGCTGCTGTTCTGCATTACACTTACACCAAATTTTCTGATTTGACTTCAAGACGTGATCGGTGTGGCTGCAAGCCTACAAAAGATGATGTAAAAAGATGTTTCATGTTAGACTTTGACAGAGCT GCGTTCATAATTGCTTCAACTGCTACGGAGGAAGAAATGCTTCAATG GTACCGTGAACACATTGTGTGGACAGACAAAGCACTAACGATGAAACTTATTAGAAAAGGCATCTTATCTCGCATTTATGCTCCCATG GTCATTATGCAAAGTTTGAGAGAATCTGGTGTTTTTAGCTCGGTGATTGCGAAAGCTGCTCAGACAACAACATCAAAAGACAAATTTTTAAAGTCTGTTGAGAGTAGCAATTCAACTAGGAATGACAGATCAGAAATGATATCTTCTAGAAAAATTGACGCTGGTGGAGTATCCCAAACAATTGCAAGAAGAATCTTGGAGGTTATAGATGATTCAATTCCCTCTGCAATTCCACCATTATCTCCACCCAGCTATGATGATGCTGACTTCCATACGTCCTAG
- the LOC127086534 gene encoding glycosyltransferase-like KOBITO 1 isoform X1, with the protein MYFGNYKEATRGNPNYFLTYGNGKAAARVQDHLRPNGAHRWHNYMKTPNEIKLEEAAVLHYTYTKFSDLTSRRDRCGCKPTKDDVKRCFMLDFDRAAFIIASTATEEEMLQWYREHIVWTDKALTMKLIRKGILSRIYAPMVRFIFSNFLSGFYSSDLYCYLTVLRERPNFSSKTLLLQVIMQSLRESGVFSSVIAKAAQTTTSKDKFLKSVESSNSTRNDRSEMISSRKIDAGGVSQTIARRILEVIDDSIPSAIPPLSPPSYDDADFHTS; encoded by the exons atgtaTTTTGGAAATTACAAAGAAGCAACTCGTGGCAATCCAAACTATTTTCTAACTTATGGAAATGGGAAAGCAGCTGCCAGGGTTCAGGATCATCTCCGTCCTAATGGTGCACATAGATGGCACAACTATATGAAGACACCTAA TGAGATCAAGTTGGAAGAAGCTGCTGTTCTGCATTACACTTACACCAAATTTTCTGATTTGACTTCAAGACGTGATCGGTGTGGCTGCAAGCCTACAAAAGATGATGTAAAAAGATGTTTCATGTTAGACTTTGACAGAGCT GCGTTCATAATTGCTTCAACTGCTACGGAGGAAGAAATGCTTCAATG GTACCGTGAACACATTGTGTGGACAGACAAAGCACTAACGATGAAACTTATTAGAAAAGGCATCTTATCTCGCATTTATGCTCCCATGGTAAGATTCATTTTCTCAAATTTCCTTTCTGGTTTCTACTCAAGCGATTTATACTGTTACCTTACAGTTCTTAGAGAACGTCCAAACTTTTCTTCCAAAACATTGCTTTTGCAGGTCATTATGCAAAGTTTGAGAGAATCTGGTGTTTTTAGCTCGGTGATTGCGAAAGCTGCTCAGACAACAACATCAAAAGACAAATTTTTAAAGTCTGTTGAGAGTAGCAATTCAACTAGGAATGACAGATCAGAAATGATATCTTCTAGAAAAATTGACGCTGGTGGAGTATCCCAAACAATTGCAAGAAGAATCTTGGAGGTTATAGATGATTCAATTCCCTCTGCAATTCCACCATTATCTCCACCCAGCTATGATGATGCTGACTTCCATACGTCCTAG